From Monomorium pharaonis isolate MP-MQ-018 chromosome 9, ASM1337386v2, whole genome shotgun sequence, the proteins below share one genomic window:
- the LOC105836584 gene encoding acidic leucine-rich nuclear phosphoprotein 32 family member A, with the protein MEKRIELEKRGKKPGDIKELVLDNCRSTQIVGLTNEFSALESLSLINVGLTSLKGFPKLSSLKKLELSDNRISGGLNLLDSSPKLTHLNLSGNKIKDLDTLQPLKEFKNLKSLDLFNNEVTNMDNYREKVFNLIPSLRYLDGYDADDREVDSEGEDDEVNGNEDGEGGGNEEDSEEVSDEEDEDFLDDEPGLDIFNKDNLIESDEEDYMGEEEEEDDDDDDNDDDEQEEEEEEESPVRGKKRKIDDVGDNLNA; encoded by the exons ATGGAGAAGCGGATAGAGCTCGAGAAGCGGGGAAAGAAGCCCGGCGAC ATCAAAGAACTTGTTCTTGATAATTGCCGGAGTACGCAAATCGTGGGCCTGACAAATGAATTCAGCGCTCTGGAGTCATTAAGTCTTATCAACGTGGGTCTTACCAGTTTAAAAGGCTTTCCAAAGTTATCCAGTCTTAAAAAG TTGGAGTTGAGCGACAATCGGATTTCGGGCGGTTTAAATCTTCTTGACTCGAGCCCCAAATTGACTCATCTGAATCTGAGCGGAAATAAGATCAAAGATCTCGATACATTGCAACCACTG AAAGAGTTCAAGAACCTGAAGAGTCTGGATCTGTTCAACAATGAAGTAACAAACATGGATAATTATAGGGAGAAAGTCTTCAATCTTATTCCCAGTCTACGATATCTTGACGG ATATGACGCCGATGATCGCGAGGTCGATAGTGAAGGGGAGGACGATGAAGTCAATGGAAACGAAGATGGAGAAGGAGGTGGTAACGAAGAGGATAGTGAAGAAG tttcaGATGAGGAAGATGAGGATTTCCTAGATGATGAACCAGGATTAGATATTTTCAACAAGGATAACCTTATT gAAAGCGATGAAGAGGATTATAtgggagaagaagaagaagaggatgatgatgatgatgataacgATGACGATGAgcaggaagaagaagaagaag AAGAGTCTCCTGTTcgaggaaagaaaagaaaaattgatgatGTGGGCGATAACTTGAACGCTTAA
- the LOC105831041 gene encoding uncharacterized protein LOC105831041 isoform X2 produces the protein MVEFMYCGETTISHQHLSSLHAAAQIFKVKELVSVIDTIVDSKKVLDDFESCLKQQRGDCSLKVANNSLTEDDYVCVRCDKLSMDESTVICANSNNNDISSNKNQSLENDMIEGTEHDFEHTLYEEADAIDAKKDAVDTLFSTSDVNISIQNDNTTDTVSTHVGMINEVQTGCTSSNRDEVYGYSLDLKPILYEQCCDFSCDINESDQTTSILSQSCLPQVENDFEHCSGSSTDVPSTVGKYVKVYTPKRRRSMDDVRNKLVHTQCNLVPTPPHSTDSIDLLDEPSANDLPVTLLTSLDMESAEYILSLSTESIQSIVGGTISDQHTVIGCRETSVERDAAKERLNSPTNDTDCAKPVLRRSTRLSQQENDEAANNSLFSGSSPGTEKLFKKGNSPNRTELKAKRKGKEDRKVPDHSALASAVQSSKKSSNSKKTNSKLIVRKSNKSACTVAGNKEREESKPKTSSRFKTENTDRSPTADQPAAYHSSKSNVCKCISRALWGDMSDALDYWENDIDLLAYPSNTEIPFAVGLLPLRTALEKMQATPDYQPRKTRSSVAPMKQDSSNSLKRKYCTPSDAVVLSKKQNGSNAIESSNSMSVCHIEIRTAPSQCVKNRKRFLSDSITSLPADGPTTQAMTSNNVG, from the exons ATGGTCGAATTCATGTATTGCGGCGAAACTACAATATCTCATCAGCATTTATCATCTTTGCATGCTGCGGCACAAATTTTTAAG GTTAAAGAATTGGTATCTGTAATTGATACTATTGTCGATTCCAAAAAAGTTTTGGACGATTTCGAAAGTTGCCTAAAACAACAAAGAGGAGATTGTAGTTTAAAAGTTGCAAACAATTCTCTTACAGAGGATGATTACGTCTGCGTTAGATGTGATAAACTAAGTATGGACGAGAGTACAGTAATCTGTGcaaatagcaataataacgatataagctcaaataaaaatcaatcttTAGAGAACGATATGATTGAAGGCACCGAGCACGATTTCGAGCACACTTTGTACGAAGAAGCGGATGCTATCGATGCCAAGAAAGATGCAGTAGATACATTGTTCTCAACATCTGATGTAAATATTAGTATACAAAATGATAATACTACCGATACCGTATCTACACATGTAGGTATGATAAACGAAGTACAAACCGGGTGCACAAGCAGCAATAGAGACGAAGTGTACGGTTATAGTCTCGATTTAAAACCTATCTTGTACGAGCAATGCTGTGATTTTTCCTGCGACATAAACGAAAGCGATCAAACCACATCGATATTGTCGCAATCTTGCCTTCCACAAGTCGAAAATGACTTTGAGCACTGTTCCGGGAGTAGCACAGATGTTCCTAGCACGGTAGGGAAATACGTCAAGGTTTACACGCCGAAACGACGTAGATCCATGGATGATGTTCGCAATAAGCTTGTACATACGCAATGCAATTTAGTGCCAACTCCGCCGCACTCTACGGATTCCATAGATTTATTAGATGAGCCGTCCGCTAATGATTTACCAGTTACTCTGTTAACCTCCTTAGATATGGAAAGTGCTGAGTATATCTTGAGCTTGAGTACAGAAAGCATACAATCGATAGTAGGTGGTACTATAAGCGATCAGCATACGGTGATTGGATGTAGAGAAACAAGTGTAGAACGAGACGCCGCTAAGGAGCGATTGAATTCCCCAACAAATGACACTGATTGCGCGAAACCGGTTCTCAGACGTAGCACGCGACTAAGTCAACAGGAGAATGACGAAGCTGCAAACAATAGCCTTTTTTCGGGAAGCTCTCCGGGAACCGAGAAACTGTTCAAAAAGGGTAATTCCCCCAACAGAACGGAATTGAAAGCGAAACGCAAAGGAAAGGAGGATCGTAAGGTACCGGACCACAGTGCGCTCGCGAGCGCAGTACAATCCAGCAAAAAGAGCTCCAACAGCAAGAAAACTAATTCGAAATTGATAGTAAGAAAGAGTAACAAATCTGCGTGTACAGTTGCCGGTAATAAGGAAAGGGAAGAATCAAAACCGAAAACAAGCAGTAGATTTAAGACCGAAAATACGGACAGATCACCGACAGCGGATCAACCTGCCGCTTACCACTCTTCAAAATCCAACGTATGCAAGTGCATAAGTCGCGCTTTGTGGGGCGATATGTCTGATGCATTGGACTATTGGGAGAACGACATAGATCTGCTCGCATATCCATCTAACACCGAGATTCCCTTCGCCGTCGGCCTGTTACCCCTACGGACCGCTCTAGAGAAGATGCAGGCAACCCCGGATTATCAACCGCGTAAAACGCGTTCGTCGGTCGCGCCAATGAAACAAGATTCAAGTAACAGTCTGAAACGAAAATACTGCACGCCGTCCGATGCTGTGGTACTCTCGAAAAAACAAAACGGCAGTAACGCTATCGAGAGCTCGAACAGCATGTCTGTATGTCACATAGAGATACGAACAGCACCATCACAGTGTGTAAAAAATCGTAAACGATTTCTTTCGGATTCAATTACGAGTTTGCCAGCGGACGGACCGACAACGCAAGCAATGACGAGCAATAACGTGggttaa
- the LOC105831041 gene encoding uncharacterized protein LOC105831041 isoform X1: MVEIPKDCVLQWAGHAGYITERFSGLLARQALVDVTLICDEQKLRVHKLVLASNSIYFEEILQQDLGQEPIILLKDLDFEILKAMVEFMYCGETTISHQHLSSLHAAAQIFKVKELVSVIDTIVDSKKVLDDFESCLKQQRGDCSLKVANNSLTEDDYVCVRCDKLSMDESTVICANSNNNDISSNKNQSLENDMIEGTEHDFEHTLYEEADAIDAKKDAVDTLFSTSDVNISIQNDNTTDTVSTHVGMINEVQTGCTSSNRDEVYGYSLDLKPILYEQCCDFSCDINESDQTTSILSQSCLPQVENDFEHCSGSSTDVPSTVGKYVKVYTPKRRRSMDDVRNKLVHTQCNLVPTPPHSTDSIDLLDEPSANDLPVTLLTSLDMESAEYILSLSTESIQSIVGGTISDQHTVIGCRETSVERDAAKERLNSPTNDTDCAKPVLRRSTRLSQQENDEAANNSLFSGSSPGTEKLFKKGNSPNRTELKAKRKGKEDRKVPDHSALASAVQSSKKSSNSKKTNSKLIVRKSNKSACTVAGNKEREESKPKTSSRFKTENTDRSPTADQPAAYHSSKSNVCKCISRALWGDMSDALDYWENDIDLLAYPSNTEIPFAVGLLPLRTALEKMQATPDYQPRKTRSSVAPMKQDSSNSLKRKYCTPSDAVVLSKKQNGSNAIESSNSMSVCHIEIRTAPSQCVKNRKRFLSDSITSLPADGPTTQAMTSNNVG; encoded by the exons ATGGTTGAAATACCAAAGGATTGTGTCCTGCAGTGGGCTGGCCACGCGGGATATATTACAGAAAGATTCAGTGGTCTTTTGGCACGTCAGGCTCTAGTCGATGTCACACTGATCTGCGATGAGCAAAAGCTACGTGTTCACAAGCTGGTTTTAGCTTCAAATAGTATATACTTTGAg GAAATACTACAACAAGATTTGGGACAAGAGccaattatacttttaaaagacttggactttgaaattttgaaggCCATGGTCGAATTCATGTATTGCGGCGAAACTACAATATCTCATCAGCATTTATCATCTTTGCATGCTGCGGCACAAATTTTTAAG GTTAAAGAATTGGTATCTGTAATTGATACTATTGTCGATTCCAAAAAAGTTTTGGACGATTTCGAAAGTTGCCTAAAACAACAAAGAGGAGATTGTAGTTTAAAAGTTGCAAACAATTCTCTTACAGAGGATGATTACGTCTGCGTTAGATGTGATAAACTAAGTATGGACGAGAGTACAGTAATCTGTGcaaatagcaataataacgatataagctcaaataaaaatcaatcttTAGAGAACGATATGATTGAAGGCACCGAGCACGATTTCGAGCACACTTTGTACGAAGAAGCGGATGCTATCGATGCCAAGAAAGATGCAGTAGATACATTGTTCTCAACATCTGATGTAAATATTAGTATACAAAATGATAATACTACCGATACCGTATCTACACATGTAGGTATGATAAACGAAGTACAAACCGGGTGCACAAGCAGCAATAGAGACGAAGTGTACGGTTATAGTCTCGATTTAAAACCTATCTTGTACGAGCAATGCTGTGATTTTTCCTGCGACATAAACGAAAGCGATCAAACCACATCGATATTGTCGCAATCTTGCCTTCCACAAGTCGAAAATGACTTTGAGCACTGTTCCGGGAGTAGCACAGATGTTCCTAGCACGGTAGGGAAATACGTCAAGGTTTACACGCCGAAACGACGTAGATCCATGGATGATGTTCGCAATAAGCTTGTACATACGCAATGCAATTTAGTGCCAACTCCGCCGCACTCTACGGATTCCATAGATTTATTAGATGAGCCGTCCGCTAATGATTTACCAGTTACTCTGTTAACCTCCTTAGATATGGAAAGTGCTGAGTATATCTTGAGCTTGAGTACAGAAAGCATACAATCGATAGTAGGTGGTACTATAAGCGATCAGCATACGGTGATTGGATGTAGAGAAACAAGTGTAGAACGAGACGCCGCTAAGGAGCGATTGAATTCCCCAACAAATGACACTGATTGCGCGAAACCGGTTCTCAGACGTAGCACGCGACTAAGTCAACAGGAGAATGACGAAGCTGCAAACAATAGCCTTTTTTCGGGAAGCTCTCCGGGAACCGAGAAACTGTTCAAAAAGGGTAATTCCCCCAACAGAACGGAATTGAAAGCGAAACGCAAAGGAAAGGAGGATCGTAAGGTACCGGACCACAGTGCGCTCGCGAGCGCAGTACAATCCAGCAAAAAGAGCTCCAACAGCAAGAAAACTAATTCGAAATTGATAGTAAGAAAGAGTAACAAATCTGCGTGTACAGTTGCCGGTAATAAGGAAAGGGAAGAATCAAAACCGAAAACAAGCAGTAGATTTAAGACCGAAAATACGGACAGATCACCGACAGCGGATCAACCTGCCGCTTACCACTCTTCAAAATCCAACGTATGCAAGTGCATAAGTCGCGCTTTGTGGGGCGATATGTCTGATGCATTGGACTATTGGGAGAACGACATAGATCTGCTCGCATATCCATCTAACACCGAGATTCCCTTCGCCGTCGGCCTGTTACCCCTACGGACCGCTCTAGAGAAGATGCAGGCAACCCCGGATTATCAACCGCGTAAAACGCGTTCGTCGGTCGCGCCAATGAAACAAGATTCAAGTAACAGTCTGAAACGAAAATACTGCACGCCGTCCGATGCTGTGGTACTCTCGAAAAAACAAAACGGCAGTAACGCTATCGAGAGCTCGAACAGCATGTCTGTATGTCACATAGAGATACGAACAGCACCATCACAGTGTGTAAAAAATCGTAAACGATTTCTTTCGGATTCAATTACGAGTTTGCCAGCGGACGGACCGACAACGCAAGCAATGACGAGCAATAACGTGggttaa